CCTGTCCACCCTCGACCGGATGGGCCTGGTCCGGCGCGTCCACGGCGGCGCGGTCCCCGCGGGATCGCTGACGGTGATCGAGTCGGGCATCGGCGAGCGCGACCAGGCCAACACGCAGGCCAAGGAGGCGATCGCCAGCGCCGCGGTGGCCCTCCTCCCGCCGCCCGACTCCGTGGTGGTCATCGACGCGGGCAGCACGACCGCGCGCTTCGCGGCAGCGCTCCCCCGCGACCACCGGCTCACCGTCATCACCCACGCAGTGCCGGTCGCCACCCGCCTCGCCGGCCTGCCGCAGATCGAGCTCCACCTCCTGCCGGGCAAGGTGCGGCCCACGACCCACGCGGCCGTCGGCGCCGAGACCGTCGCGGCGCTGGCCGAGCTGCGCGCCGACGCGGCGTTCATCGCCACCAACGGCCTGGCCGTCGGCCACGGGCTCACCACCCCCGA
The sequence above is drawn from the Nocardioides sp. zg-1228 genome and encodes:
- a CDS encoding DeoR/GlpR family DNA-binding transcription regulator produces the protein MYAEERQQAMAHLISRRGRLSVVQLAQEYAVTTETVRRDLSTLDRMGLVRRVHGGAVPAGSLTVIESGIGERDQANTQAKEAIASAAVALLPPPDSVVVIDAGSTTARFAAALPRDHRLTVITHAVPVATRLAGLPQIELHLLPGKVRPTTHAAVGAETVAALAELRADAAFIATNGLAVGHGLTTPDSDEAATKRAMIACARRTVVLADSTKLGVETAVRFATLDSIDALVTDSDIEPGDRRALESAGIELVVA